DNA sequence from the Streptomyces sp. MST-110588 genome:
GGATGCTGTCGCCCATGCCGGGTGCCAGCAGGACCACGCTCGTGTCGGCCTGGGAGGCGATCTCCACCTCGGACTGGCCGACGCCGACCGTCTCGACCAGCACCACGTCGCAGCCGGCCGCGTCCAGCACGCGGATGGCCTGGGGGGCGGCCCAGGCCAGGCCGCCCAGGTGGCCGCGGGTGGCCATGGAGCGGATGTACACGCCGGGGTCGGAGGCGTGCTCGCTCATGCGGATGCGGTCACCGAGCAGCGCGCCGCCGGAGAAGGGCGAGGACGGGTCGACGGCGAGGACCCCGACGCGTTTGCCGGTCTTGCGGTAGGCGGTCACCAGGGCGGAGGTGGAGGTGGACTTGCCCACGCCCGGTGAGCCGGTGATCCCGACGACGTAAGCGCCGCCGGTCAGCGGGGCGAGCGCCGCCATGACCTCGCGCAACTGCGGGGAGGCCCCCTCCACCAGCGAGATCAGCCGGGCGACGGCCCGGGGCCGGCCCTGCCGTGCCTGTTCCACAAGCTGGGGGACGTCCACCATCGCTGCTCGGCTCCTTCGGGTTCCTTCGCGGTACGGCTGGGACACAGGAGGCGCGGGGGGCGCGCCGGGGGCGCAGGGAGGCACGGGGGGCGCAGAAGAGGCGCAGAGGCGGCGCCGGGCGCACACGGAGGACGGGGGCACGGCGCCGCAGGCGCCCCCGCACCGTACGGCGTCCGCCCGCCGCGCCCCCCACGCGGTTACTTGCCCGGCACCCGGATGATGAGCGCGTCGCCCTGACCGCCACCACCGCACAGCGCCGCCGCGCCCACACCGCCGCCCCGCCGCTTGAGCTCCAGCGCCAGGTGGAGTACGAGTCGGGCGCCGGACATGCCGATGGGGTGTCCCAGGGCGATCGCGCCACCATTGACGTTCACCTTTTCCGGTGAAACGCCCAGGTCCTTCATTGACTGCACGGCAACGGCGGCGAACGCTTCGTTGATCTCGATCAGGTCGAGGTCGTCGACGGTCAGGCCCGCCTTGTCCAGCGCGTGGTTGATCGCGTTGGAGGGCTGGGACTGGAGGGAGTTGTCGGGGCCGGCGACATTGCCGTGGGCGCCGATCTCCGCGATCCAGTCCAGGCCCAGTTCCTCGGCCTTGGTGCGGCTCATCACGACCACCGCGGCGGCGCCGTCGGAGATCTGGGAGGCGGTGCCGGCGGTGATCGTGCCGTCCTTGGCGAAGGCGGGGCGCAGCTTGGCCAGGGACTCCACGGTGGTCTCGGGGCGGATGCCCTCGTCCTTGCTGAAGACGACCGGCTCGCCCTTGCGCTGCGGGATCTCCACGGGGGTGATCTCGGCCTCGAAGATGCCGTTCTTCTGGGCGGCGGCGGCGCGCTGGTGGGAGCGGGCGCCGAACTCGTCCTGGGGGCCGCGCTGGATGCCCAGGCGGGTGTTGTGCTTCTCCGTGGACTCGCCCATGGCGATGTTCTCGAAGGAGTCGGTGAGGCCGTCGTGGGCCATGGAGTCGAGCATCTCGATCGCGCCGTACTTGTAGCCCTCGCGGGACTTGGGCAGCAGGTGCGGGGCGTTGGTCATGGACTCCTGGCCGCCGGCGACCACGACGTCGA
Encoded proteins:
- the meaB gene encoding methylmalonyl Co-A mutase-associated GTPase MeaB; translation: MVDVPQLVEQARQGRPRAVARLISLVEGASPQLREVMAALAPLTGGAYVVGITGSPGVGKSTSTSALVTAYRKTGKRVGVLAVDPSSPFSGGALLGDRIRMSEHASDPGVYIRSMATRGHLGGLAWAAPQAIRVLDAAGCDVVLVETVGVGQSEVEIASQADTSVVLLAPGMGDSIQAAKAGILEIGDVYVVNKADRDGADATARELNHMLGLGEARSPGDWRPPIVKTVAARGEGTDEVVEALEKHRAWMDERGALTERRRARAAREVETIAVTALRERIGDLRGDRRLDVLADRVLQGELDPYAASDELITVLTRFRP
- a CDS encoding acetyl-CoA C-acetyltransferase yields the protein MIVAGARTPMGRLLGSLRTFSAADLGGIAIKAALDRAGIGGDQVQYVIMGQVLQAGAGQIPARQAAVKAGIPMSVPALTVNKVCLSGLDAIALADQLIRAGEFDVVVAGGQESMTNAPHLLPKSREGYKYGAIEMLDSMAHDGLTDSFENIAMGESTEKHNTRLGIQRGPQDEFGARSHQRAAAAQKNGIFEAEITPVEIPQRKGEPVVFSKDEGIRPETTVESLAKLRPAFAKDGTITAGTASQISDGAAAVVVMSRTKAEELGLDWIAEIGAHGNVAGPDNSLQSQPSNAINHALDKAGLTVDDLDLIEINEAFAAVAVQSMKDLGVSPEKVNVNGGAIALGHPIGMSGARLVLHLALELKRRGGGVGAAALCGGGGQGDALIIRVPGK